A segment of the Spirochaetota bacterium genome:
CCGCGGACGCGAAGTTCTGCCCGGAATGCGGCGCGAACATGCAGGAGACGAACTGCCCCTCCTGCAATGCCGTCGTCAAGCCGGGGGCGAAATTCTGCCCCGAGTGCGGGAAGAAGCTCGGCTAGGCCATGGCCGGATACGCATGCGCCTCATGCGGCGCGCCGCTCGAGATAAAGAACCGTTTCAGCAAGGTCATTATCTGCGCCTACTGCGGCTCGCACCTTAAAATATCGGGCTCGGGGCTCGATATCGCGGGCACGCAGGCGAAGCTCGCGGACTTCCCCTCGCTCCTTTCCATAGGGTGCAGGGGAACCATGCTCGGGAAGCCCTTCGTCGCGCACGGGAGGCTCCGGTACAAGTACCAGGGCGGCTTCTTCGACGAATGGTACATAGAGTACGACGGCGAGCCAGCCTGGTTCGCCGAGGACGAAGGGACCT
Coding sequences within it:
- a CDS encoding DUF4178 domain-containing protein — protein: MAGYACASCGAPLEIKNRFSKVIICAYCGSHLKISGSGLDIAGTQAKLADFPSLLSIGCRGTMLGKPFVAHGRLRYKYQGGFFDEWYIEYDGEPAWFAEDEGTYTLFTEMTEIARVPADLAEVRAGANIMMGERRVMIKEKGRAVIEGGEGELFHYFEPGEEVSYIDGICDGKKTSIEWTEDEVELFTGRVLLKRDITIEA